Proteins encoded by one window of Arachis hypogaea cultivar Tifrunner chromosome 1, arahy.Tifrunner.gnm2.J5K5, whole genome shotgun sequence:
- the LOC112709740 gene encoding uncharacterized protein isoform X4, whose translation MPGNDVGDRVHNFFGQENLSQGQYHSQAVDGNWPGLTNNLWAGGQRPTDGPFISNLKNFNLQQSDPEQGHTSSPHLRHGLNLAQSNLRPDTGRNQLSNQQAAVNGYMQGHQVFQPRQNEGNILGVDTEAGFHGIRGMPVLESQQGTGLELYKKNLTRTDAVESPVNYDFFGGQQQLSGRQSNMLQPLPRQQSGINDMQLLQQQVMLNQMQEFQRQQQFHQLDARQHSSMAPVPSISKQAVPSHSASLINGIPINEASNLMWQPEVMASNASWLQRSASPVMQGASNGLILSPDQVRLMGLVPNQGDQSLYGLPVSGSRGAPNLYPHVQTDKAAVSQVSISHQYANLQGDKPALPHLAASGNSFPPQQYGSYSDQADTNDGSPMPRQDIQGKNMFGSVAQGINMEHLQQVNSEQRNVPIEDFHGRQEVGGSSETSQEKMVMQVPPSQNVATLDPTEEKILFGSDDNLWDGFGRNTGFNMLDSADSFGGFPSLQSGSWSALMQSAVAETSSTETGIQEEWSRPSFRNSERSSGNERASAIDSSKQPVWADNNLQSAPNINSRPFLRPDDVSRPNSVSYSGVPGFHQSSVDTVPEQRDRLQTDTSQRSIPQFLERGKWLDCGPQQKPIAEGNRVYGNAADSSGIEINEKVISGSWTHQQMLPSPNSSGEALNRSNGWNGIKSAPSDNSSTLKARENENMFHSRHEDARQETSHVSAMWEPGSDTNSSAGLEHVKSPANMQICGEDTGMNGIGAIPNPGATWVSRQNNQQLHNVDAWRHSDSMGSYGNDGPGKYRFHMEKNPLVLESSRNEKLEGDIHDSENKNEKSADGVGSNSSHHRVASFDGSDSRSPKVSAGAGNRRTPVTRKFQFHPMGDVGVDMETHGNKHAINSHPTPHQPFGGLKGHDQSYPGQSKYGHSDENYTETEKGETKGLDDNTSKTALPGQIPKTLAPFDRSVTNYALNKTASPRVPDTESSDGSQRNQSSSQGFGLQLAPPTQRLPVASSRVTSETVDKGSTWLSSTQNFPSRESSHELRNNISGSSGQVLDKASQYNVLGNMSQDLSSGFPFSRIHTQNQNRASFVGKASNSQSSNANFVDQTVPANQMDEYGERSHTSQSESVSARDMPRPSGIDQFNSRDPSMQTSASETAAATVSHPSVTFSASMQGTASKVLHNVWTNVSGKQLPNSSKIPSRLQPINVSETTTWPLKPGIEDSKDGNEISRQQMLPESVEAADESASASHVKEKVGKGIPDASQTSPAATSRDIEDFGRSLRPNNFLHQNFPLLNQVQSMKNIEIDPSNRDVKRFKVSDNVIDKRQEDFNQGRQSYGYDTMVKDVSGDSSTVPPADPNIPGFPTKPVDGRDTNASSLDVGGYGQKNALNVSNSNNPASIRSEHPMINPQMAPSWFEQYGTFKNGKMLPMYDARAMAPPKPIDQSFTVRNQSDSVHLGKSMEQVNSLGDAGNTRLSPTPTSFSSEHVPSRLLPPAIESDLLTRPKKRKSSTSELIPFHKELEQGSERLQDISAAELDWAQAANRLVEKVEEDAEQNEEPTMKSRRRLVLTTQLMQQLFNPPPAAVLSADAKSNHESLVYSVARLVLGDACRSVSQSGSGGSKKLLHDKLKSSEKNDHYIRQVEDFVGRMRKLENDILRLDNRSSILDLRVECQDLERFSVINRFAKFHGRGQNDGAETSSADAARNAHKPSPPQRYVTAVPMPRNLPDRVQCLSL comes from the exons ATGCCTGGAAACGACGTAGGAGACAGGGTCCATAATTTTTTTGGTCAGGAAAACTTGTCCCAGGGCCAGTACCATTCACAGGCAGTGGACGGGAACTGGCCAGGGTTAACCAACAACTTGTGGGCTGGTGGCCAGAGGCCAACTGATGGGCCTTTCATTTCCAATTTGAAGAATTTCAATCTACAGCAATCGG ATCCTGAGCAGGGACACACAAGCTCTCCACATTTGCGACATGGTTTGAACCTGGCACAATCTAACCTGAGGCCTGACACTGGCAGAAATCAACTCTCGAACCAACAAGCAGCTGTTAATGGCTATATGCAGGGGCACCAGGTTTTCCAGCCTAGGCAAAATGAAGGGAACATTTTGGGAGTGGATACCGAAGCTGGTTTTCATGGCATACGAGGAATGCCAGTACTTGAATCACAACAAGGCACTGGTCTTGAACTCTATAAGAAGAATTTGACTAGGACTGATGCAGTTGAATCTCCTGtcaattatgatttttttggaggTCAACAACAATTAAGTGGTCGGCAATCAAACATGCTTCAGCCTTTGCCTAGACAGCAGTCTGGCATAAATGACATGCAACTTTTACAGCAGCAAGTAATGCTCAACCAGATGCAAGAATTTCAAAGGCAGCAACAATTTCATCAACTGGATGCAAGGCAACATAGTTCAATGGCTCCAGTTCCCTCCATTTCAAAACAGGCAGTTCCAAGCCATTCTGCTTCTCTCATCAATGGCATTCCCATAAATGAGGCATCTAACCTTATGTGGCAACCTGAGGTCATGGCAAGTAATGCAAGTTGGCTCCAGCGTAGTGCATCTCCGGTCATGCAAGGGGCTTCAAATGGGCTTATATTATCACCTGATCAAGTGCGTCTGATGGGACTGGTTCCTAATCAAGGAGACCAGTCTCTTTATGGGCTTCCAGTTTCTGGCTCAAGAGGTGCGCCCAACTTGTATCCTCATGTTCAAACAGATAAGGCAGCAGTGTCTCAGGTTTCTATCTCACACCAGTATGCTAACCTTCAAGGGGACAAACCTGCGCTCCCACACTTAGCAGCCAGTGGTAATTCATTTCCACCTCAGCAGTATGGTTCGTATTCAGATCAAGCTGACACAAATGACGGAAGTCCGATGCCAAGACAAGATATTCAAGGGAAAAATATGTTTGGTTCTGTTGCTCAAGGTATAAATATGGAGCACTTGCAGCAAGTGAATTCGGAACAAAGAAATGTGCCAATTGAAGATTTTCATGGGAGGCAAGAAGTAGGTGGATCATCAGAGACTTCACAGGAAAAGATGGTAATGCAGGTTCCACCTTCACAGAATGTGGCCACCCTGGATCCAACTGAAGAGAAAATCTTGTTTGGTTCAGATGACAATCTGTGGGATGGATTTGGTAGGAATACAGGATTCAATATGTTGGACAGTGCAGATAGTTTTGGGGGATTTCCTTCTCTCCAGAGCGGAAGCTGGAGTGCACTTATGCAGTCTGCTGTAGCCGAAACATCTAGTACTGAAACAGGCATACAGGAAGAGTGGAGTCGTCCAAGTTTCCGGAATAGCGAACGTTCATCTGGGAATGAGCGGGCTTCAGCCATTGATAGCAGCAAACAGCCAGTTTGGGCCGACAATAACTTGCAGTCAGCCCCCAATATAAATTCAAGACCTTTTCTTCGGCCAGATGATGTTAGCAGGCCCAATTCTGTAAGCTATTCTGGTGTTCCCGGATTTCATCAGTCAAGTGTTGATACTGTACCAGAACAGCGTGACAGGTTACAGACCGACACTTCTCAAAGATCAATTCCACAGTTTTTAGAAAGAGGCAAATGGTTAGATTGCGGCCCGCAGCAAAAACCAATTGCTGAAGGGAATCGTGTTTATGGAAATGCTGCTGATTCTTCAGGTATAGAAATTAATGAAAAGGTTATTTCTGGTTCATGGACCCATCAACAGATGCTACCATCCCCAAATAGTAGTGGTGAGGCACTCAATAGATCTAATGGATGGAATGGAATTAAGTCAGCCCCATCTGATAACAGTTCTACTCTTAAGGCTCGTGAAAATGAAAACATGTTTCATTCCCGTCATGAGGATGCTAGACAAGAGACAAGCCATGTATCTGCAATGTGGGAGCCTGGTTCTGATACTAATTCATCAGCTGGATTGGAACATGTTAAGTCTCCAGCTAATATGCAGATTTGTGGGGAAGATACTGGTATGAATGGCATTGGTGCTATACCAAACCCAGGTGCTACATGGGTCAGCAGGCAAAACAACCAGCAACTTCATAATGTTGATGCATGGAGACATTCTGATTCCATGGGGAGCTATGGAAATGATGGTCCAGGGAAATATCGGTTTCATATGGAGAAAAACCCTCTAGTTTTGGAATCATCTAGGAATGAGAAATTAGAAGGAGACATTCATGATAGtgagaataaaaatgaaaaatcagCAGATGGTGTTGGCTCTAATTCATCTCACCATAGAGTTGCCAGTTTTGATGGAAGTGATTCACGTAGTCCAAAGGTATCTGCTGGTGCAGGAAATCGAAGAACTCCTGTAACTCGTAAATTTCAGTTTCACCCTATGGGGGATGTTGGTGTTGACATGGAGACTCATGGAAACAAACATGCCATAAATTCACATCCTACACCCCATCAACCTTTTGGAGGACTTAAAGGACATGACCAAAGCTATCCTGGGCAGTCAAAGTATGGTCATTCTGATGAAAATTATACTGAAACAGAGAAG GGTGAGACAAAAGGCTTGGATGATAATACTTCAAAAACCGCACTGCCTGGCCAAATACCAAAGACATTAGCCCCCTTTGATAGAAGTGTCACTAATTATGCCTTAAACAAGACTGCTTCTCCCAG GGTGCCGGATACTGAATCTTCTGATGGGTCTCAACGGAATCAAAGTTCATCTCAGGGATTTGGTTTACAGTTGGCTCCTCCCACTCAAAGGCTTCCTGTGGCATCATCTCGTGTTACATCTGAAACAGTGGATAAGGGCAGTACATGGTTGTCTTCTACTCAGAATTTTCCTTCTCGAGAGTCATCTCATGAGCTTAGGAATAACATTTCTGGTTCCTCAGGACAAGTTTTAGATAAAGCCTCACAGTACAATGTGCTGGGAAATATGTCACAGGATTTGTCATCTGGGTTTCCTTTCTCGAGGATCCATACTCAAAATCAAAACAGGGCTAGTTTTGTTGGAAAAGCTTCAAATAGTCAATCTTCCAATGCAAATTTTGTTGATCAGACTGTTCCCGCAAATCAGATGGATGAATATGGTGAAAGATCTCACACTAGTCAATCTGAATCAGTGTCTGCTCGGGATATGCCTCGTCCAAGTGGTATAGACCAATTCAATTCAAGAGACCCTTCCATGCAAACTTCGGCATCAGAGACTGCCGCTGCCACAGTTTCTCATCCTTCTGTAACATTTAGTGCATCTATGCAAGGCACCGCTTCAAAAGTTCTACACAACGTATGGACCAACGTTTCTGGCAAGCAACTTCCTAACTCCTCAAAGATTCCTTCCCGTCTCCAACCAATTAATGTTTCTGAAACCACAACCTGGCCATTGAAGCCAGGTATTGAAGATTCAAAGGATGGTAATGAAATCTCTCGGCAGCAGATGTTGCCTGAGAGTGTTGAGGCTGCGGATGAGTCAGCAAGCGCGTCACATGTTAAGGAAAAAGTTGGGAAGGGTATACCCGATGCATCTCAAACTAGTCCAGCTGCTACTTCTAGAGATATTGAAGACTTTGGCCGGTCTTTAAGACCAAATAACTTTTTACACCAGAACTTCCCTTTGCTAAATCAGGTTCAGTCCATGAAAAATATTGAGATTGATCCCAGTAATCGAGATGTCAAGAGATTCAAAGTTTCAGATAATGTGATAGATAAACGGCAGGAAGATTTCAACCAAGGACGGCAGTCATATGGATATGATACCATGGTCAAAGATGTGTCGGGTGATAGTTCTACAGTGCCTCCAGCTGATCCTAATATACCAGGCTTCCCTACGAAGCCAGTTGATGGTCGAGACACTAATGCATCTTCTCTGGATGTGGGTGGATATGGTCAGAAAAATGCTCTCAATGTCTCCAACAGTAACAATCCAGCTTCTATTAGAAGTGAACATCCTATGATAAATCCTCAGATGGCTCCATCGTGGTTTGAACAATATGGAACTTTTAAAAATGGTAAAATGTTGCCTATGTATGATGCACGGGCGATGGCTCCTCCTAAACCTATAGACCAGTCTTTCACTGTGAGGAACCAGTCTGATAGTGTGCATCTTGGCAAGTCAATGGAACAAGTTAATAGTCTTGGTGATGCTGGTAATACTAGGCTAAGTCCAACGCCCACTTCCTTTTCAAGCGAGCATGTTCCTTCTCGGTTATTGCCTCCTGCAATTGAATCTGATTTACTCACAAGACCTAAGAAGCGGAAAAGCTCCACATCTGAACTCATTCCATTTCATAAAGAATTGGAACAGGGCTCTGAAAGGCTTCAAGATATCAG TGCTGCAGAATTAGATTGGGCCCAAGCTGCAAATAGATTGGTTGAGAAG GTTGAAGAGGATGCCGAGCAAAATGAAGAACCAACAATGAAATCAAGAAGACGGCTTGTTTTGACAACACAgcttatgcagcaattatttaaCCCTCCGCCAGCAGCAGTTCTCTCTGCCGATGCCAAATCGAACCATGAAAGTCTGGTCTACTCTGTTGCTAGATTAGTTTTAGGAGATGCATGCAGATCGGTCTCACAGTC
- the LOC112709740 gene encoding uncharacterized protein isoform X2: protein MPGNDVGDRVHNFFGQENLSQGQYHSQAVDGNWPGLTNNLWAGGQRPTDGPFISNLKNFNLQQSDPEQGHTSSPHLRHGLNLAQSNLRPDTGRNQLSNQQAAVNGYMQGHQVFQPRQNEGNILGVDTEAGFHGIRGMPVLESQQGTGLELYKKNLTRTDAVESPVNYDFFGGQQQLSGRQSNMLQPLPRQQSGINDMQLLQQQVMLNQMQEFQRQQQFHQLDARQHSSMAPVPSISKQAVPSHSASLINGIPINEASNLMWQPEVMASNASWLQRSASPVMQGASNGLILSPDQVRLMGLVPNQGDQSLYGLPVSGSRGAPNLYPHVQTDKAAVSQVSISHQYANLQGDKPALPHLAASGNSFPPQQYGSYSDQADTNDGSPMPRQDIQGKNMFGSVAQGINMEHLQQVNSEQRNVPIEDFHGRQEVGGSSETSQEKMVMQVPPSQNVATLDPTEEKILFGSDDNLWDGFGRNTGFNMLDSADSFGGFPSLQSGSWSALMQSAVAETSSTETGIQEEWSRPSFRNSERSSGNERASAIDSSKQPVWADNNLQSAPNINSRPFLRPDDVSRPNSVSYSGVPGFHQSSVDTVPEQRDRLQTDTSQRSIPQFLERGKWLDCGPQQKPIAEGNRVYGNAADSSGIEINEKVISGSWTHQQMLPSPNSSGEALNRSNGWNGIKSAPSDNSSTLKARENENMFHSRHEDARQETSHVSAMWEPGSDTNSSAGLEHVKSPANMQICGEDTGMNGIGAIPNPGATWVSRQNNQQLHNVDAWRHSDSMGSYGNDGPGKYRFHMEKNPLVLESSRNEKLEGDIHDSENKNEKSADGVGSNSSHHRVASFDGSDSRSPKVSAGAGNRRTPVTRKFQFHPMGDVGVDMETHGNKHAINSHPTPHQPFGGLKGHDQSYPGQSKYGHSDENYTETEKGETKGLDDNTSKTALPGQIPKTLAPFDRSVTNYALNKTASPSQNILELLHKVDQSREHGIATKTSTSNRHLSSRVPDTESSDGSQRNQSSSQGFGLQLAPPTQRLPVASSRVTSETVDKGSTWLSSTQNFPSRESSHELRNNISGSSGQVLDKASQYNVLGNMSQDLSSGFPFSRIHTQNQNRASFVGKASNSQSSNANFVDQTVPANQMDEYGERSHTSQSESVSARDMPRPSGIDQFNSRDPSMQTSASETAAATVSHPSVTFSASMQGTASKVLHNVWTNVSGKQLPNSSKIPSRLQPINVSETTTWPLKPGIEDSKDGNEISRQQMLPESVEAADESASASHVKEKVGKGIPDASQTSPAATSRDIEDFGRSLRPNNFLHQNFPLLNQVQSMKNIEIDPSNRDVKRFKVSDNVIDKRQEDFNQGRQSYGYDTMVKDVSGDSSTVPPADPNIPGFPTKPVDGRDTNASSLDVGGYGQKNALNVSNSNNPASIRSEHPMINPQMAPSWFEQYGTFKNGKMLPMYDARAMAPPKPIDQSFTVRNQSDSVHLGKSMEQVNSLGDAGNTRLSPTPTSFSSEHVPSRLLPPAIESDLLTRPKKRKSSTSELIPFHKELEQGSERLQDISAAELDWAQAANRLVEKVEEDAEQNEEPTMKSRRRLVLTTQLMQQLFNPPPAAVLSADAKSNHESLVYSVARLVLGDACRSVSQSGSGGSKKLLHDKLKSSEKNDHYIRQVEDFVGRMRKLENDILRLDNRSSILDLRVECQDLERFSVINRFAKFHGRGQNDGAETSSADAARNAHKPSPPQRYVTAVPMPRNLPDRVQCLSL from the exons ATGCCTGGAAACGACGTAGGAGACAGGGTCCATAATTTTTTTGGTCAGGAAAACTTGTCCCAGGGCCAGTACCATTCACAGGCAGTGGACGGGAACTGGCCAGGGTTAACCAACAACTTGTGGGCTGGTGGCCAGAGGCCAACTGATGGGCCTTTCATTTCCAATTTGAAGAATTTCAATCTACAGCAATCGG ATCCTGAGCAGGGACACACAAGCTCTCCACATTTGCGACATGGTTTGAACCTGGCACAATCTAACCTGAGGCCTGACACTGGCAGAAATCAACTCTCGAACCAACAAGCAGCTGTTAATGGCTATATGCAGGGGCACCAGGTTTTCCAGCCTAGGCAAAATGAAGGGAACATTTTGGGAGTGGATACCGAAGCTGGTTTTCATGGCATACGAGGAATGCCAGTACTTGAATCACAACAAGGCACTGGTCTTGAACTCTATAAGAAGAATTTGACTAGGACTGATGCAGTTGAATCTCCTGtcaattatgatttttttggaggTCAACAACAATTAAGTGGTCGGCAATCAAACATGCTTCAGCCTTTGCCTAGACAGCAGTCTGGCATAAATGACATGCAACTTTTACAGCAGCAAGTAATGCTCAACCAGATGCAAGAATTTCAAAGGCAGCAACAATTTCATCAACTGGATGCAAGGCAACATAGTTCAATGGCTCCAGTTCCCTCCATTTCAAAACAGGCAGTTCCAAGCCATTCTGCTTCTCTCATCAATGGCATTCCCATAAATGAGGCATCTAACCTTATGTGGCAACCTGAGGTCATGGCAAGTAATGCAAGTTGGCTCCAGCGTAGTGCATCTCCGGTCATGCAAGGGGCTTCAAATGGGCTTATATTATCACCTGATCAAGTGCGTCTGATGGGACTGGTTCCTAATCAAGGAGACCAGTCTCTTTATGGGCTTCCAGTTTCTGGCTCAAGAGGTGCGCCCAACTTGTATCCTCATGTTCAAACAGATAAGGCAGCAGTGTCTCAGGTTTCTATCTCACACCAGTATGCTAACCTTCAAGGGGACAAACCTGCGCTCCCACACTTAGCAGCCAGTGGTAATTCATTTCCACCTCAGCAGTATGGTTCGTATTCAGATCAAGCTGACACAAATGACGGAAGTCCGATGCCAAGACAAGATATTCAAGGGAAAAATATGTTTGGTTCTGTTGCTCAAGGTATAAATATGGAGCACTTGCAGCAAGTGAATTCGGAACAAAGAAATGTGCCAATTGAAGATTTTCATGGGAGGCAAGAAGTAGGTGGATCATCAGAGACTTCACAGGAAAAGATGGTAATGCAGGTTCCACCTTCACAGAATGTGGCCACCCTGGATCCAACTGAAGAGAAAATCTTGTTTGGTTCAGATGACAATCTGTGGGATGGATTTGGTAGGAATACAGGATTCAATATGTTGGACAGTGCAGATAGTTTTGGGGGATTTCCTTCTCTCCAGAGCGGAAGCTGGAGTGCACTTATGCAGTCTGCTGTAGCCGAAACATCTAGTACTGAAACAGGCATACAGGAAGAGTGGAGTCGTCCAAGTTTCCGGAATAGCGAACGTTCATCTGGGAATGAGCGGGCTTCAGCCATTGATAGCAGCAAACAGCCAGTTTGGGCCGACAATAACTTGCAGTCAGCCCCCAATATAAATTCAAGACCTTTTCTTCGGCCAGATGATGTTAGCAGGCCCAATTCTGTAAGCTATTCTGGTGTTCCCGGATTTCATCAGTCAAGTGTTGATACTGTACCAGAACAGCGTGACAGGTTACAGACCGACACTTCTCAAAGATCAATTCCACAGTTTTTAGAAAGAGGCAAATGGTTAGATTGCGGCCCGCAGCAAAAACCAATTGCTGAAGGGAATCGTGTTTATGGAAATGCTGCTGATTCTTCAGGTATAGAAATTAATGAAAAGGTTATTTCTGGTTCATGGACCCATCAACAGATGCTACCATCCCCAAATAGTAGTGGTGAGGCACTCAATAGATCTAATGGATGGAATGGAATTAAGTCAGCCCCATCTGATAACAGTTCTACTCTTAAGGCTCGTGAAAATGAAAACATGTTTCATTCCCGTCATGAGGATGCTAGACAAGAGACAAGCCATGTATCTGCAATGTGGGAGCCTGGTTCTGATACTAATTCATCAGCTGGATTGGAACATGTTAAGTCTCCAGCTAATATGCAGATTTGTGGGGAAGATACTGGTATGAATGGCATTGGTGCTATACCAAACCCAGGTGCTACATGGGTCAGCAGGCAAAACAACCAGCAACTTCATAATGTTGATGCATGGAGACATTCTGATTCCATGGGGAGCTATGGAAATGATGGTCCAGGGAAATATCGGTTTCATATGGAGAAAAACCCTCTAGTTTTGGAATCATCTAGGAATGAGAAATTAGAAGGAGACATTCATGATAGtgagaataaaaatgaaaaatcagCAGATGGTGTTGGCTCTAATTCATCTCACCATAGAGTTGCCAGTTTTGATGGAAGTGATTCACGTAGTCCAAAGGTATCTGCTGGTGCAGGAAATCGAAGAACTCCTGTAACTCGTAAATTTCAGTTTCACCCTATGGGGGATGTTGGTGTTGACATGGAGACTCATGGAAACAAACATGCCATAAATTCACATCCTACACCCCATCAACCTTTTGGAGGACTTAAAGGACATGACCAAAGCTATCCTGGGCAGTCAAAGTATGGTCATTCTGATGAAAATTATACTGAAACAGAGAAG GGTGAGACAAAAGGCTTGGATGATAATACTTCAAAAACCGCACTGCCTGGCCAAATACCAAAGACATTAGCCCCCTTTGATAGAAGTGTCACTAATTATGCCTTAAACAAGACTGCTTCTCCCAG TCAAAAtattcttgagcttcttcataaAGTGGATCAGTCAAGGGAGCATGGCATTGCAACAAAAACAAGCACTTCTAACCGTCATTTATCTTCCAGGGTGCCGGATACTGAATCTTCTGATGGGTCTCAACGGAATCAAAGTTCATCTCAGGGATTTGGTTTACAGTTGGCTCCTCCCACTCAAAGGCTTCCTGTGGCATCATCTCGTGTTACATCTGAAACAGTGGATAAGGGCAGTACATGGTTGTCTTCTACTCAGAATTTTCCTTCTCGAGAGTCATCTCATGAGCTTAGGAATAACATTTCTGGTTCCTCAGGACAAGTTTTAGATAAAGCCTCACAGTACAATGTGCTGGGAAATATGTCACAGGATTTGTCATCTGGGTTTCCTTTCTCGAGGATCCATACTCAAAATCAAAACAGGGCTAGTTTTGTTGGAAAAGCTTCAAATAGTCAATCTTCCAATGCAAATTTTGTTGATCAGACTGTTCCCGCAAATCAGATGGATGAATATGGTGAAAGATCTCACACTAGTCAATCTGAATCAGTGTCTGCTCGGGATATGCCTCGTCCAAGTGGTATAGACCAATTCAATTCAAGAGACCCTTCCATGCAAACTTCGGCATCAGAGACTGCCGCTGCCACAGTTTCTCATCCTTCTGTAACATTTAGTGCATCTATGCAAGGCACCGCTTCAAAAGTTCTACACAACGTATGGACCAACGTTTCTGGCAAGCAACTTCCTAACTCCTCAAAGATTCCTTCCCGTCTCCAACCAATTAATGTTTCTGAAACCACAACCTGGCCATTGAAGCCAGGTATTGAAGATTCAAAGGATGGTAATGAAATCTCTCGGCAGCAGATGTTGCCTGAGAGTGTTGAGGCTGCGGATGAGTCAGCAAGCGCGTCACATGTTAAGGAAAAAGTTGGGAAGGGTATACCCGATGCATCTCAAACTAGTCCAGCTGCTACTTCTAGAGATATTGAAGACTTTGGCCGGTCTTTAAGACCAAATAACTTTTTACACCAGAACTTCCCTTTGCTAAATCAGGTTCAGTCCATGAAAAATATTGAGATTGATCCCAGTAATCGAGATGTCAAGAGATTCAAAGTTTCAGATAATGTGATAGATAAACGGCAGGAAGATTTCAACCAAGGACGGCAGTCATATGGATATGATACCATGGTCAAAGATGTGTCGGGTGATAGTTCTACAGTGCCTCCAGCTGATCCTAATATACCAGGCTTCCCTACGAAGCCAGTTGATGGTCGAGACACTAATGCATCTTCTCTGGATGTGGGTGGATATGGTCAGAAAAATGCTCTCAATGTCTCCAACAGTAACAATCCAGCTTCTATTAGAAGTGAACATCCTATGATAAATCCTCAGATGGCTCCATCGTGGTTTGAACAATATGGAACTTTTAAAAATGGTAAAATGTTGCCTATGTATGATGCACGGGCGATGGCTCCTCCTAAACCTATAGACCAGTCTTTCACTGTGAGGAACCAGTCTGATAGTGTGCATCTTGGCAAGTCAATGGAACAAGTTAATAGTCTTGGTGATGCTGGTAATACTAGGCTAAGTCCAACGCCCACTTCCTTTTCAAGCGAGCATGTTCCTTCTCGGTTATTGCCTCCTGCAATTGAATCTGATTTACTCACAAGACCTAAGAAGCGGAAAAGCTCCACATCTGAACTCATTCCATTTCATAAAGAATTGGAACAGGGCTCTGAAAGGCTTCAAGATATCAG TGCTGCAGAATTAGATTGGGCCCAAGCTGCAAATAGATTGGTTGAGAAG GTTGAAGAGGATGCCGAGCAAAATGAAGAACCAACAATGAAATCAAGAAGACGGCTTGTTTTGACAACACAgcttatgcagcaattatttaaCCCTCCGCCAGCAGCAGTTCTCTCTGCCGATGCCAAATCGAACCATGAAAGTCTGGTCTACTCTGTTGCTAGATTAGTTTTAGGAGATGCATGCAGATCGGTCTCACAGTC